Proteins from a genomic interval of Diprion similis isolate iyDipSimi1 chromosome 10, iyDipSimi1.1, whole genome shotgun sequence:
- the LOC124411981 gene encoding plasma membrane calcium-transporting ATPase 3 isoform X6, giving the protein MATIDGRPAQYGVTLKQLRELMEHRGPESIAKVNALGGVQEICKKLYTSPSEGLSGSVADMQHRQDTFGSNMIPPKPPKTFMQLVWEALQDVTLIILEIAALVSLGLSFYQPSDDEDVGPKVDDGEGQHGWIEGLAILISVIVVVFVTAFNDYSKERQFRGLQSRIEGEHKFSVIRQGEVKQISVSDIVVGDICQVKYGDLLPADGILIQSNDVKVDESSLTGESDHVKKGESFDPMMLSGTHVMEGSGKMLVTAVGVNSQAGIIFTLLGAAVNQQEQEIKQMKKEAKKQRKKKSAPGEEAGEVTGNSHAPVNEKRDPTENHEASSQPPPEHSNKKEKSVLQAKLTKLAIQIGYAGSTIAVLTVVILVIQFCVTTFVYQHKHWKSTYVNNLVRHLIIGVTVLVVAVPEGLPLAVTLSLAYSVKKMMKDNNLVRHLDACETMGNATAICSDKTGTLTTNRMTVVQSYICEKMCKTTPNFNDIPSHVGNLLVQAISVNSAYTSRIMPAQDPTELAMQVGNKTECALLGFVTALGKSYQTIRDDIPEETFTRVFTFNSVRKSMSTVIPRQGGGYRLFTKGASEIIMKKCAFIYGRDGHLEKFTREMQERLVKNVIEPMACDGLRTISIAYRDFVPGKAEINQVHIDNDPDWDNEENIVNNLTCLCIVGIEDPVRPEVPDAIRRCQKAGITVRMVTGDNINTARSIALKCGILKPNEDFLILEGKEFNRRIRDSNGEVRQHLLDKVWPKLRVLARSSPTDKYTLVKGIIDSKNTESREVVAVTGDGTNDGPALKKADVGFAMGIAGTDVAKEASDIILTDDNFSSIVKAVMWGRNVYDSIAKFLQFQLTVNVVAVIVAFIGACAVQDSPLRAVQMLWVNLIMDTLASLALATEMPTPDLLLRKPYGRTKPLISRTMMKNILGQAIYQLVVIFTLLFVGDKMLDIPTGRDPDKSGGQPTQHFTVIFNTFVMMTLFNEMNARKIHGQRNIFEGLFTNPIFYGIWIGTALSQVVIVQYGKMAFHTKALTLDQWMWCLFFGVGTLIWGQLVTTIPTRKIPKILSWGRGQPDDMDTINLGDEKFDPDSDKKPRAGQILWIRGLTRLQTQIREGKSYEEIRRQMHKI; this is encoded by the exons ATGGCAACGATAGACGGGCGGCCGGCCCAGTATGGGGTGACTCTGAAACAGCTCCGGGAGCTCATGGAGCACCGGGGTCCGGAGAGCATCGCAAAAGTCAACGCCCTTGGCGGGGTTCAGGAAATATGCAAAAAGTTGTACACCTCCCCAAGCGAAG GACTCAGCGGATCCGTAGCAGACATGCAACACAGACAGGACACGTTTGGTTCTAACATGATACCGCCGAAACCACCAAAAACGTTTATGCAATTGGTCTGGGAGGCGTTGCAGGATGTAACACTTATTATTCTAGAAATAGCCGCGTTGGTTTCGCTTGGTCTTAGTTTTTACCAACCCTCTGACGACGAAGATGTTG GGCCAAAAGTTGACGACGGAGAAGGGCAGCACGGATGGATCGAGGGTTTGGCGATCCTGATTTCCGTTATTGTAGTCGTATTCGTAACGGCTTTCAACGACTATAGCAAGGAAAGACAATTTCGAGGTCTCCAGAGTCGAATAGAAGGGGAACACAAGTTCTCTGTCATTCGGCAAGGGGAAGTTAAGCAAATATCCGTATCGGACATTGTCGTCGGTGACATATGTCAG GTAAAATACGGAGATTTACTCCCAGCTGATGGTATCCTGATACAAAGTAACGACGTTAAAGTAGACGAGTCAAGTTTAACGGGAGAATCCGATCACGTGAAGAAAGGGGAATCGTTCGATCCCATGATGCTGTCAG GTACCCACGTCATGGAGGGATCTGGTAAAATGTTGGTAACCGCAGTCGGCGTGAACTCCCAGGCTGGTATAATTTTCACTCTGTTAGGAGCGGCGGTAAACCAGCAAGAGCAGGAGATCAAACAGATGAAAAAAG aaGCTAAAAAGCAGCGGAAGAAGAAGTCTGCACCag GAGAGGAAGCTGGAGAAGTAACTGGAAACAGTCACGCACCCGTCAACGAGAAGCGTGACCCGACAGAAAATCACGAAGCCTCTTCTCAACCTCCGCCCGAACATTCGAACAAGAAGGAGAAGAGCGTTCTTCAAGCGAAGCTGACGAAACTTGCTATTCAAATTGGCTACGCCGGGTCGACGATAGCCGTTCTCACAGTCGTCATACTAGTCATACAATTTTGCGTAACGACGTTTGTGTACCAACACAAACATTGGAAAAGTACGTATGTCAACAACCTTGTGCGACACTTGATCATCGGTGTTACGGTGCTGGTAGTCGCGGTGCCCGAAGGTCTTCCTCTGGCCGTTACTCTGTCGCTCGCTTACTCGGTCAAG aaaatgatgaaagacAACAATTTGGTGCGACATTTGGACGCCTGCGAGACGATGGGTAACGCCACGGCGATTTGCTCGGACAAAACTGGAACGCTGACGACCAACAGAATGACCGTTGTCCAGTCCTACATATGCGAGAAAATGTGCAAGACTACGCCAAACTTCAACGATATACCGAGCCACGTCGGCAACTTGCTTGTTCAAGCGATATCGGTGAACTCGGCTTACACGTCTAGGATAATGCCGGCTCAGGATCCTACCGAGTTGGCGATGCAAGTCGGTAACAAGACCGAATGTGCCTTACTCGGATTCGTTACCGCCCTCGGCAAGAGCTATCAAACCATACGAGATGATATTCCCGAAGAGACGTTCACTAGGGTTTTCACTTTCAACAGCGTCAGGAAAAGCATGTCAACTGTTATTCCCAGGCAGGGCGGCGGATATCGCCTCTTTACCAAGGGTGCTTCCGAGATCATCATGAAGAA ATGTGCCTTTATCTACGGTCGCGACGGGCACCTTGAGAAATTCACTCGAGAGATGCAAGAGCGTTTGGTAAAGAACGTAATCGAGCCAATGGCTTGCGACGGTCTTCGTACAATCTCCATAGCTTACCGGGACTTTGTGCCGGGTAAAGCGGAGATAAACCAAGTCCACATCGACAACGACCCAGACTGGGACAACGAGGAGAACATCGTCAACAATCTGACGTGCCTCTGCATAGTCGGTATCGAAGATCCGGTCCGTCCCGAAGTACCCGACGCCATCAGGCGGTGTCAGAAGGCTGGTATCACGGTCAGGATGGTGACCGGAGACAACATAAACACTGCGAGATCGATCGCTCTCAAGTGTGGGATCCTCAAACCGAACGAGGACTTCCTGATCCTCGAAGGAAAGGAGTTCAACAGAAGAATCAGGGACAGCAACGGCGAGGTGCGCCAGCATCTTCTCGACAAAGTTTGGCCGAAACTCAGGGTACTCGCGCGGTCGTCGCCGACGGACAAGTACACCCTGGTCAAGGGTATCATTGACAGTAAAAATACCGAGAGCCGCGAGGTCGTCGCCGTTACCGGCGACGGAACGAACGACGGACCGGCCCTGAAAAAAGCCGACGTCGGTTTTGCCATGGGCATCGCCGGCACGGACGTCGCCAAAGAAGCGTCGGACATCATCCTCACGGATGACAACTTTTCCTCGATCGTTAAGGCCGTTATGTGGGGCAGAAACGTGTATGACAGTATAGCAAAGTTCTTGCAATTTCAGCTGACGGTTAACGTTGTTGCTGTTATTGTAGCATTCATCGGTGCTTGTGCCGTTCAAGACTCACCTCTAAGAGCCGTTCAAATGTTATGGGTCAATCTGATCATGGACACTTTGGCTTCGCTAGCCCTCGCCACTGAAATGCCGACGCCTGATCTTCTCCTTCGAAAGCCTTACGGCAGAACGAAGCCTCTGATATCGAGAACTATGATGAAGAATATACTCGGTCAAGCCATCTATCAGTTGGTCGTTATTTTTACACTGCTATTCGTCG GTGACAAGATGCTCGATATACCGACCGGTCGTGACCCTGACAAGTCTGGCGGACAACCCACGCAGCACTTCACTGTGATCTTCAATACATTCGTAATGATGACACTGTTCAATGAAATGAACGCAAGAAAAATACACGGACAGCGAAACATTTTCGAAGGACTATTCACCAACCCGATATTCTATGGGATATGGATCGGCACTGCTTTGTCGCAA GTAGTCATTGTTCAGTACGGAAAGATGGCCTTCCACACGAAGGCTCTTACCCTGGATCAGTGGATGTGGTGTCTCTTTTTTGGGGTTGGTACTCTGATATGGGGTCAGCTAGTCACGACGATTCCAACCCGCAAGATACCCAAGATACTTTC atGGGGCCGCGGCCAGCCTGACGATATGGATACGATCAATCtaggagacgagaaattcgaCCCTGACTCGGATAAAAAGCCACGCGCCGGACAAATTCTGTGGATACGTGGTCTAACGCGGCTACAGACTCAG
- the LOC124411981 gene encoding plasma membrane calcium-transporting ATPase 2 isoform X7, translated as MATIDGRPAQYGVTLKQLRELMEHRGPESIAKVNALGGVQEICKKLYTSPSEGLSGSVADMQHRQDTFGSNMIPPKPPKTFMQLVWEALQDVTLIILEIAALVSLGLSFYQPSDDEDVGPKVDDGEGQHGWIEGLAILISVIVVVFVTAFNDYSKERQFRGLQSRIEGEHKFSVIRQGEVKQISVSDIVVGDICQVKYGDLLPADGILIQSNDVKVDESSLTGESDHVKKGESFDPMMLSGTHVMEGSGKMLVTAVGVNSQAGIIFTLLGAAVNQQEQEIKQMKKGEEAGEVTGNSHAPVNEKRDPTENHEASSQPPPEHSNKKEKSVLQAKLTKLAIQIGYAGSTIAVLTVVILVIQFCVTTFVYQHKHWKSTYVNNLVRHLIIGVTVLVVAVPEGLPLAVTLSLAYSVKKMMKDNNLVRHLDACETMGNATAICSDKTGTLTTNRMTVVQSYICEKMCKTTPNFNDIPSHVGNLLVQAISVNSAYTSRIMPAQDPTELAMQVGNKTECALLGFVTALGKSYQTIRDDIPEETFTRVFTFNSVRKSMSTVIPRQGGGYRLFTKGASEIIMKKCAFIYGRDGHLEKFTREMQERLVKNVIEPMACDGLRTISIAYRDFVPGKAEINQVHIDNDPDWDNEENIVNNLTCLCIVGIEDPVRPEVPDAIRRCQKAGITVRMVTGDNINTARSIALKCGILKPNEDFLILEGKEFNRRIRDSNGEVRQHLLDKVWPKLRVLARSSPTDKYTLVKGIIDSKNTESREVVAVTGDGTNDGPALKKADVGFAMGIAGTDVAKEASDIILTDDNFSSIVKAVMWGRNVYDSIAKFLQFQLTVNVVAVIVAFIGACAVQDSPLRAVQMLWVNLIMDTLASLALATEMPTPDLLLRKPYGRTKPLISRTMMKNILGQAIYQLVVIFTLLFVGDKMLDIPTGRDPDKSGGQPTQHFTVIFNTFVMMTLFNEMNARKIHGQRNIFEGLFTNPIFYGIWIGTALSQVVIVQYGKMAFHTKALTLDQWMWCLFFGVGTLIWGQLVTTIPTRKIPKILSWGRGQPDDMDTINLGDEKFDPDSDKKPRAGQILWIRGLTRLQTQVIGGELQERLIPVPYSKSSTDQAIRVVNAFRQGLDARYGEHSSTTLAEVLRKQSSLSKRLSQTSSIEYADNNPDELTIPEIDVERLSSHSHTETAV; from the exons ATGGCAACGATAGACGGGCGGCCGGCCCAGTATGGGGTGACTCTGAAACAGCTCCGGGAGCTCATGGAGCACCGGGGTCCGGAGAGCATCGCAAAAGTCAACGCCCTTGGCGGGGTTCAGGAAATATGCAAAAAGTTGTACACCTCCCCAAGCGAAG GACTCAGCGGATCCGTAGCAGACATGCAACACAGACAGGACACGTTTGGTTCTAACATGATACCGCCGAAACCACCAAAAACGTTTATGCAATTGGTCTGGGAGGCGTTGCAGGATGTAACACTTATTATTCTAGAAATAGCCGCGTTGGTTTCGCTTGGTCTTAGTTTTTACCAACCCTCTGACGACGAAGATGTTG GGCCAAAAGTTGACGACGGAGAAGGGCAGCACGGATGGATCGAGGGTTTGGCGATCCTGATTTCCGTTATTGTAGTCGTATTCGTAACGGCTTTCAACGACTATAGCAAGGAAAGACAATTTCGAGGTCTCCAGAGTCGAATAGAAGGGGAACACAAGTTCTCTGTCATTCGGCAAGGGGAAGTTAAGCAAATATCCGTATCGGACATTGTCGTCGGTGACATATGTCAG GTAAAATACGGAGATTTACTCCCAGCTGATGGTATCCTGATACAAAGTAACGACGTTAAAGTAGACGAGTCAAGTTTAACGGGAGAATCCGATCACGTGAAGAAAGGGGAATCGTTCGATCCCATGATGCTGTCAG GTACCCACGTCATGGAGGGATCTGGTAAAATGTTGGTAACCGCAGTCGGCGTGAACTCCCAGGCTGGTATAATTTTCACTCTGTTAGGAGCGGCGGTAAACCAGCAAGAGCAGGAGATCAAACAGATGAAAAAAG GAGAGGAAGCTGGAGAAGTAACTGGAAACAGTCACGCACCCGTCAACGAGAAGCGTGACCCGACAGAAAATCACGAAGCCTCTTCTCAACCTCCGCCCGAACATTCGAACAAGAAGGAGAAGAGCGTTCTTCAAGCGAAGCTGACGAAACTTGCTATTCAAATTGGCTACGCCGGGTCGACGATAGCCGTTCTCACAGTCGTCATACTAGTCATACAATTTTGCGTAACGACGTTTGTGTACCAACACAAACATTGGAAAAGTACGTATGTCAACAACCTTGTGCGACACTTGATCATCGGTGTTACGGTGCTGGTAGTCGCGGTGCCCGAAGGTCTTCCTCTGGCCGTTACTCTGTCGCTCGCTTACTCGGTCAAG aaaatgatgaaagacAACAATTTGGTGCGACATTTGGACGCCTGCGAGACGATGGGTAACGCCACGGCGATTTGCTCGGACAAAACTGGAACGCTGACGACCAACAGAATGACCGTTGTCCAGTCCTACATATGCGAGAAAATGTGCAAGACTACGCCAAACTTCAACGATATACCGAGCCACGTCGGCAACTTGCTTGTTCAAGCGATATCGGTGAACTCGGCTTACACGTCTAGGATAATGCCGGCTCAGGATCCTACCGAGTTGGCGATGCAAGTCGGTAACAAGACCGAATGTGCCTTACTCGGATTCGTTACCGCCCTCGGCAAGAGCTATCAAACCATACGAGATGATATTCCCGAAGAGACGTTCACTAGGGTTTTCACTTTCAACAGCGTCAGGAAAAGCATGTCAACTGTTATTCCCAGGCAGGGCGGCGGATATCGCCTCTTTACCAAGGGTGCTTCCGAGATCATCATGAAGAA ATGTGCCTTTATCTACGGTCGCGACGGGCACCTTGAGAAATTCACTCGAGAGATGCAAGAGCGTTTGGTAAAGAACGTAATCGAGCCAATGGCTTGCGACGGTCTTCGTACAATCTCCATAGCTTACCGGGACTTTGTGCCGGGTAAAGCGGAGATAAACCAAGTCCACATCGACAACGACCCAGACTGGGACAACGAGGAGAACATCGTCAACAATCTGACGTGCCTCTGCATAGTCGGTATCGAAGATCCGGTCCGTCCCGAAGTACCCGACGCCATCAGGCGGTGTCAGAAGGCTGGTATCACGGTCAGGATGGTGACCGGAGACAACATAAACACTGCGAGATCGATCGCTCTCAAGTGTGGGATCCTCAAACCGAACGAGGACTTCCTGATCCTCGAAGGAAAGGAGTTCAACAGAAGAATCAGGGACAGCAACGGCGAGGTGCGCCAGCATCTTCTCGACAAAGTTTGGCCGAAACTCAGGGTACTCGCGCGGTCGTCGCCGACGGACAAGTACACCCTGGTCAAGGGTATCATTGACAGTAAAAATACCGAGAGCCGCGAGGTCGTCGCCGTTACCGGCGACGGAACGAACGACGGACCGGCCCTGAAAAAAGCCGACGTCGGTTTTGCCATGGGCATCGCCGGCACGGACGTCGCCAAAGAAGCGTCGGACATCATCCTCACGGATGACAACTTTTCCTCGATCGTTAAGGCCGTTATGTGGGGCAGAAACGTGTATGACAGTATAGCAAAGTTCTTGCAATTTCAGCTGACGGTTAACGTTGTTGCTGTTATTGTAGCATTCATCGGTGCTTGTGCCGTTCAAGACTCACCTCTAAGAGCCGTTCAAATGTTATGGGTCAATCTGATCATGGACACTTTGGCTTCGCTAGCCCTCGCCACTGAAATGCCGACGCCTGATCTTCTCCTTCGAAAGCCTTACGGCAGAACGAAGCCTCTGATATCGAGAACTATGATGAAGAATATACTCGGTCAAGCCATCTATCAGTTGGTCGTTATTTTTACACTGCTATTCGTCG GTGACAAGATGCTCGATATACCGACCGGTCGTGACCCTGACAAGTCTGGCGGACAACCCACGCAGCACTTCACTGTGATCTTCAATACATTCGTAATGATGACACTGTTCAATGAAATGAACGCAAGAAAAATACACGGACAGCGAAACATTTTCGAAGGACTATTCACCAACCCGATATTCTATGGGATATGGATCGGCACTGCTTTGTCGCAA GTAGTCATTGTTCAGTACGGAAAGATGGCCTTCCACACGAAGGCTCTTACCCTGGATCAGTGGATGTGGTGTCTCTTTTTTGGGGTTGGTACTCTGATATGGGGTCAGCTAGTCACGACGATTCCAACCCGCAAGATACCCAAGATACTTTC atGGGGCCGCGGCCAGCCTGACGATATGGATACGATCAATCtaggagacgagaaattcgaCCCTGACTCGGATAAAAAGCCACGCGCCGGACAAATTCTGTGGATACGTGGTCTAACGCGGCTACAGACTCAG